From Alloacidobacterium dinghuense:
CCAGTGAGCTGCGCAAACGGCGCGCCGAAGCTGCCGTCGAAATGGCCAGCTACTACGAGGACGCCCGCAAGCTCGCCTACATGCTCACCAAGTGGAGCAAGTCGCTGCAGTCACGGCGCTATCGCTTTGTTGTTACTTCCGGCGGAGGCCCTGGCATTATGGAAGCCGCCAATCGCGGAGCCCGCGAAGCTGGCGGCAAGACCATTGGGCTGAATATCAAGCTGCCCTTCGAGCAGGAACCGAACCCGTACATCACGCCCTCGCTCAACTTTGAATTTCACTACTTCTTCATGCGCAAGTACTGGTTTGCGTATCTGGCGAAGGCGCTGGTGGTCTTCCCCGGTGGTTTCGGCACACTTGATGAGATGTTCGAGCTGCTAACCCTGGCGCAGACGCAGAAGTTAGCTAAAAAGATCACCGTGGTCGTGTATGGGTCTTCGTACTGGAATAGCGTTTTGAATCTGGATGTGCTGGTTGATAAAGGAGCCATCTCGCCGCGCGACCGGGACCTCTTCCATTACGCCGATACTCCCGAGGAGGCGTTTGCAATTCTGAAGGATGGGCTGACGAAGAACCATCTTGTGGCCGATGCTCAGCCGTCTGACTCGGACGACAGCGCGATGCCGGATATTGCCAAGACCCGTCGCTAGACTCTGTTCGGCCCTCCCCCTATTTTTCCGCAAATTCCTACAACAAAGGAACTTACCGATGTTTCTCCCCTCTCGGTCTGCGGAAGGGAATGTTCATGGCTCAGCCGTCTGACTCGGACGACAGCGCGATGCCGGATATTGCCAAGACTCGTCGCTAGTCTCTGTTCGGCCCTCCCCCTATTTTCTGCAAATTCCTCCAACAAAGGAACTTACCCATGTCCTGCGCCTCTCTGGTCTGCGGAAAGCGAATGTTCCTGGCTCAGCGGTCTGCCATGCACTGCCGGATATTGCCAAGACTCGTCGCCAGACTCTGTTCGGCCCTCCCCCTATTTTCTGCAAATTCCTACAACAAGGGAACTTACGGATGTTTTCTCCATTCTCTGGTCTGCGGAAGCGAATGTTTCTGTTTCTCGTTTGCGCCTATTTCAAGGATAACGAATGGGAGCTAAAAATACGCCAGTCATCGTTTACACGAATGCCTTTTTAAATGTGCGGGTTACAACGCATGAGCGGGCGCGGGGTATTGACACGTCGAGAGAGGAGTTCACGTTCTCAGGCGGCTCGGCAAACCTTTTTAGTCAATAGCCATGTTGGTACTTTCCGGAATTTGACCTTCCTTTGTTGCGCCCGTAATGCCGCGTTCATGGTGCATCTCCGATACTTTGCGCAGGAGCAGGTTATACCGAAACCGCAGCACATGAGCGAATATGTTGCGCGGTTTAGGGGGGACCAAATGACTGAACTGCGGCGCATTTCGTACCTATGGAAGGATCCTGGAGTCAGCCGGAACTATTCAACGGGCGTTTCCCTGCATAGCCATACCAACCAATCGAAAGAGACGCTGGATTTCATTGCCAATCTCGGCGCCCAGTATCGCATTCTGCGGCCCGTGATTCGGGAAGCAGAGCGACGATCGCGAGAACGCCATCATACCCCCCTCAACTTCGCTGCAGCATACTGGACCCCTCCCCTTACCCCCCGCCTGGCCTTCGACCTCGAAAGCAAACAAATCCAAGACAAGCTCGGGGTGATGCCGCTGGTTTCGATTACCGACCACGACAACATCAACGCT
This genomic window contains:
- a CDS encoding TIGR00730 family Rossman fold protein, with translation MTDKNPSPLAIAALAYENPAFLNSPEGRIIRILSEYSEPLSRFRRERVQDTVVFFGSARFRALDEANRDLELLENTGSQQPAPPEEQPANEQELEQGETSELRKRRAEAAVEMASYYEDARKLAYMLTKWSKSLQSRRYRFVVTSGGGPGIMEAANRGAREAGGKTIGLNIKLPFEQEPNPYITPSLNFEFHYFFMRKYWFAYLAKALVVFPGGFGTLDEMFELLTLAQTQKLAKKITVVVYGSSYWNSVLNLDVLVDKGAISPRDRDLFHYADTPEEAFAILKDGLTKNHLVADAQPSDSDDSAMPDIAKTRR